GAATAATTGTTAAAATCATCTTCAGCTACTAAAATTGCTGAATTGAAAGTCTTATATTTTTGAACTTGTAAAACTGGTACTTGCTCATGGAGATTTTAAAAGTTACCCTAACTTAACACTATGAAAAGTGGAGCTGAAATCCAGGGCACAGAATTTGCGTTAGCTAGCTATTTCTTGTCAATGTAAAGGGTGCCATTGACTGAAGTGCCACAGTGTTGCACAAAGGGTTAATGATAAGACTAAGGCCATGCGAGGCCTGTTCCAAGTtatgttttttgcacatttgtgaGATATTATTGTCAGTATTTTAATTTTTCCAAGTGCCTTTTTACTATAGGGTAAAATATAGAAGCTATACActatatgaataaaaaatgattatatgaaaatatattttttcctggCATCATGTTCTGTGGTTGAACATGCAGAATTTTAGAGTTGTAAAAGTCTCCAATTGGTACAACATAGCGGTGTTCTCCTGTTTTAGAGGAATTTTATTACGATATTGATAATAAtgtcaatgaaaagaaaaatgtttaataaagttGTATTTGATAAAAACTTGTGTTTTCATCTGTTTGAAACGTACAATGCAGACacataaatgtggaaataaccCCAAACATAAACAATACATGTGTTTGTGATCCTTTTAGACAGACATGTGCACAACTGATGCGGCCAAAGAGCTTAacctgaataaaaacaattatatGAGCATTAATAATAGTCAAACAGCTGCAGCTTCACTCACTGGGAAGTGTTTCAGGTGTTTAAATCTACAGGAGTTGGAAACAGCAACATAAATtaattttctgccttttttgaacagacaaagtcaaacagagaggaaataTTGAGAGTGAGGGGTGATGTGCACAAAAAGGTCGCTGTTGGGAGTCAAAGCAGTGATCGTCAGTgagtggaggactgtagcctttgTATATGAGGCGTCTGCTCTATCAGCACCGTCATGGTGACTTTAATTCAACTATTTCTTCATGGATTGACATAATTCAAAAGAATGCACAACATTTCATGTGGCCATATCTTAATGACtattattcatgttttaacGTCACAACCAATGTTCAAAAAGGCCACCAATTGGAGACTAGAGAACagaaaaaaggcttttattagGTTATAATTTACAGAGGATGGGGAGAGGAAAGACAGGGTGAGCatcatttcatgtttcatgtttctgtatttctttctgGTGGCTGCTTATCTTGTGTCTGGATACTTAATTCCTCGTCTAGACGCTCTTTAGCTCGCACCACCTGCACACGAACACACATAgaatattaaaacaacattaGTGATAGCTGAGGGTGAAGAAAGACACTTGGGGATATAGAGTATGGCATTATGGTTCTTAAGAGCAGAAATGAAAGGATGATGGATTCAATCAGTGAGAACAATCATTTCTAACATGATTCAGATCACAGAGTGGATTCCCTCCAACACACTGGAAATCACATGAGGGATAATTTGATATTTAACACAGACACTCAAAATGTACATTGTTTGCATGTTATaagcaaaacaaataaagtgatGAGTATCACTGTTCCCTGCTGCAAATACTCAAGTTTTAGGCATTTTACATGAACCATGCTGTGCTACTAACAATGAATCCTTGAGCATGTAAACACTGCGAGGGAACAGAGGATTCAAAGAGACTTCAAACAGTTACACAGGAGACTCAGTAGATATGTGAAGGTCATTATgctattctgttctattctaaaAGATGAGGAACAAGTTGTCTTAACTGTTGACTCTCACATTAATCAATCGAAATCAGGTGAATTGCACAGTACTGTGTGTCTACACATACAGGAAATTCCActttgtgttttggtgcaaaacaataaatatagAAGTACAACAAAGAACCAAGTGCTAAAAGACAGCAGTACTCAATATAGTACAgcaatataaagtaaaatatgaagacacaaaatgtataaaatgtacaATGCAGGAGAAGTTGTGCTGATTAAGGTTGAGTGCAAatatctttaaatataaaatgacacacagtgtgcagtgtaaacagtacacacacattgaaaGTTGTGTTGAAAGAACAGAGTACTCACTTTTGATTGCAGGTAAAATGAACCGCCCACGGACTTGTCATTGACTTTAAAAAGGTGTTCGTAGTTCTGCAAGAGATTGAACAGTTCAGTTTAATTGTTCAAGCACAACATCTGGACTTACTGACACATCTGATCATTGTGAGCGTTTGCTGCAGATACCAAGATGCATGGGTAATATCCAAGTTTGAATCTGTCTCCAGgattacatgatgcacacacaccacacattccaatctgcacattgcccttttgacaccctggacactttacacactgacactttacactgtttacattattctatattcaaatatttcttttttaaattttacattatatttctattttactgtatttatgtgtattagtaatttgagtgttattgcatggccttgtggaacagtctttacatttcactgcacatctgtatgagcatgtgacaaataaaaatcttgaatcttgaaggCTGGGATGAATGACTTCACAGTGAGTGGAGTTCAGAAGATAACCAGAACTAAAGTCTGCACTTGTGCGAGAGGCATGTTATGGATAACTGCAGCACATGTTAACGAAAGCGAAAAAATCCTGACAATAGTAATCAGATATTAAAGCTGGTGAGAAACATCTGGACAGACAACATATCACAGAGGTGCTGCAATACAAACCCTTTGTCCAGAACAAAAGTGTGTTTTACCTTCTGGATTTCTTCGGGACTAAGTGTAGAGATGTTGAGGATTTGCTGTGCCTCCTGCAGGCTCATCCCAGTGATGCTAGAGGCAGCAGCCGACTGCTGACCTGAACGGCCCCTGGCCTTTGCTGCTGCTTGACTAGCTGtaagacaaaacacaacacacacatgtttaaaGCTTCATCTCCTCATATAATATCAAAGATTGTGGAAGCAAAACTATTTTTTACATACAACAGATCCAGATGATACTATCAGCAATCGAATGGCACATTCTCTGGAGGATATGATCTTATCATATTTTTGTATAATTGTGCAATTCAGAGCAGGTAATGATTAAATGATGAATGTATTGACAGATTGATTTGACACAACAATTGATCATTCAtgcatgtttcatacagtcaaCATATTATTATTTACACTGAAACTGGAAAATATCTGAATCGACAACATGAAACAGATACGCCTGGTCTAAAACTAAATGGATGTATTAGTGAGTTGTCTCTGCGGGCACTCTGAGTGGATATTAAATACCTATCAGGGACACTTTAAAGGATCATACCTGCATATTCCTGCTGTAAAGCACGAGCAAAGGCACGGCCCACCACCTGTGCTCCCATCACGATGATCTGTGCGAGATATCGAGCCTGCAGAGGAAAAGACAGAATACAACCATCAGATGTGTTAGTTAATAATAACcaaaaggaggagggaggatgtgTCCCTCTacataaccctaaccctaaccctaacccagtaATGACACAACTCATGTCAGACAGGTGAGTCTGCAGGATGTGAAGTCTCTTCATTACAGCTGTTTCCATACACTCTCCAGCCTTCTTGGACATACATTAGCTTGTGGTAAAATGGCATTTTCTCTTATTAAAGTCAACCTTTTTCTACTGAAGAGGAGACTTTATGTAACGTGttggtacaaaaacaaaagctaagGTCTCATGCTAATGCTACACAGCAACAACCCTCTCACTGGTTAACTTCAGCGTTGTCtctggaaataaaaacaccatcATGACAAAGCGTTAACTTaccattgtttttaaattaaacagctCCTCCGTACAGGGTGTTCCGTatattttcacacatgtacatgaAGGTTACTTATGGGTCAAAGTTCAATGAAATCAACGATATTCAAGATAAACCAGGTGGACggtgaaatgtttgattacgccccctgctggcaggGAGGTCTGACTGCACTTATCACGTTTTACCTGCGCGTTTAGTTAAAACGTTGTTTTAAGCTGTGAGCAAACCTCTACCaagataagaaaaaagaaacattcattttattgtgAGGTAACCGGATAGGTAAACATAAGAGGAAACATATTCTGGAATAAATATGGATATATGCTGTTTGAGGTTTAAATGATGTGCTTCTGTTTACATATGGATCCttgtttgtttctattgtttttgtttatttactatACTTTCAaatgtatctttatttttattgaacctTTATTTAGCCACGTTAGTCCCATTGAGACCGTAGACGTAGAAATCATTTTCAAAGGAGACCCGGTCAAGAAGAGCAGCAACTCACactttcaacaacaaaaactctaAATCATACCGTACATGAAAACCTAAAATTGGAGCACAAATGACAAGTGACTTTTTTGATATGTCAACGtcaatgtgtatttatttaatgtccATCTTTCGTTCCTTGTCAGATGGTAAAAAGGTAATAAGCAATAAgataaacataaacaataacatgcacatgtgttgttttaatcTCTTCCTTATAGGATATATTTCAGAAACATAGAAATGcatctttttaaattaattgtGCATTAATTAATCTTTGCACACGCCCTTGTTATACTGTAGGCCAACATAGTTTCCAAAGAGCACCATAATGTAACATCAGGAAGTGGAACTACTGTACTCCAATGAAGAGGGGACAAGTATATAAATGGTTTCAAAAGTTGTTTATTGAAAGACAATACTGAGAAAAATCCACAAACCATTACTCATgtaggacagaaaaaaaagaaacgctttattcactgtataaaaagggagttttttttgtaacacatTGGAAGACGAGCTAATCAGTCCCATATATTACAAAAGAAGGGTGTTCAAGATTAACAAGCAAATACAGTATTCATCACAAAACACAGACGACACCTGCGGTTCATGTGTTCTACCCGATGTGCAAAAGCAAACATGGCTGACTCAATGGTTCATGTCAGAGATTGTAAACTAACTTCAAGTCTGGATTATTGACAAGAACACTAAAAACCCTGATTGGAAATTACATGATGGCTGTGACGTAGGATATTAATACTGCACTGTGATTTTAGTCATGGTTACTTACTCACTAGTAATTATCAGGTAAGAAAAATTAGCTCATTTAGGTGAGAAATATCTGTAAACTAACAAAGGTAAttattcaaagtttaaattcaccccccccccccaaaaaaaaaaagaaaagaaaggaaacaatCAGGTGTGAAGTACAAAGGCCCCTCTAAGAACTCCAAGAAGGAGGCGGTTTGGCTTTTAatgcataacaaaaaaacatctcatttACCTCTATCCCTTACATTAAGACTACTATTAGACTACTTAATCATAACACATTCCTTAATCCAACTTGTACAAAAGCAGTTATACATAATCATGTTAAATTAGATTGTGTTATATCCTTGGCTAGCAAAGAAAAGAACgtcatgtttttgttataaGAAATTCCAGTTCA
This Labrus bergylta chromosome 16, fLabBer1.1, whole genome shotgun sequence DNA region includes the following protein-coding sequences:
- the pam16 gene encoding mitochondrial import inner membrane translocase subunit tim16, producing MARYLAQIIVMGAQVVGRAFARALQQEYAASQAAAKARGRSGQQSAAASSITGMSLQEAQQILNISTLSPEEIQKNYEHLFKVNDKSVGGSFYLQSKVVRAKERLDEELSIQTQDKQPPERNTET